Below is a genomic region from Raphanus sativus cultivar WK10039 chromosome 4, ASM80110v3, whole genome shotgun sequence.
CAGAGAGTAGGAGGTAATGGTTTTGTATTTGTTCTTTGTTCGCTGGATCACTTTGTGTTTTTGCATAGGAAGCTTGATTTTCTTAGAAATCTCCTGTTGAATATGTTCCTGATGGCATGATTCTCCTCAAACGTGATTCCTTTTATTTAGATCTGCTTAAAATTGTATGTGGCAAAAAGAAAGTTGTAAACTTTATTGGGTTTGTCATCATATGTTCCTTCTTGTGGTTATTTCAGAAACGAGAGAAGGAGGAAGAAGGCAATGGCGGGTAGGTATTGGTGTCATATGTGTTCACAAGCTGTGGATCCTATCATTGACGCAGCGGAGATCAAATGTCCCTATTGCCAAAGCGGGTTCCTTGAGGAAATGAGCGGTGAGAGTAATGGCAATGGCGGCAGCAGCAGGGAGGTTCAAGACCAAGAGATCGATTTCGGTACGGACCGTGCCTTGTCTCTATGGGGTCCAATCTTGGTTGGAATGATGAGTAATCCTAGGAGACGTAGAAGGTTTCGGAGGACAGAGTTTGGTCTTGATAATGATGACGACATCAGCAGCAGCACTGTCGACAATCCTCATCACAatcgtcgtcatcatcatcatcatcgccaCAGGGAACATGATGGAGAGATTGATTTAGGCAGGGAGGTTGATTCCATCATCAGGAGGAGACGGAGAAGCTCAGCTGCGATACTGCAGTTGCTTCAAGGCATTCGTGAAGGGATTAACTCGGATCACGAGAGCTCGGACGGGAACACTACTTCTCGCTCTGCGATTGGAGATTACTTAGCTCGACCGGAGTTTGACAGCTTGCTTCGAAATCTAGCTGACAACGATCTGATAAGGCGACAAGGGACACTTCCAGCGCGGAAGGAAGCGGTGGAGAATCTTCCAACGGTTAAAGTATGCGAGCCGTTGCAATGTTCGGTTTGTTTGGAGGACTTTGAGAAAGGAAGCGAAGCTAAAGAGATGCCGTGTAAGCAC
It encodes:
- the LOC108848672 gene encoding E3 ubiquitin-protein ligase SIRP1 — encoded protein: MAGRYWCHMCSQAVDPIIDAAEIKCPYCQSGFLEEMSGESNGNGGSSREVQDQEIDFGTDRALSLWGPILVGMMSNPRRRRRFRRTEFGLDNDDDISSSTVDNPHHNRRHHHHHRHREHDGEIDLGREVDSIIRRRRRSSAAILQLLQGIREGINSDHESSDGNTTSRSAIGDYLARPEFDSLLRNLADNDLIRRQGTLPARKEAVENLPTVKVCEPLQCSVCLEDFEKGSEAKEMPCKHKFHNRCIVPWLELHSSCPVCRYELPPDDEVKADLVRPTTRSVGVNLRNENVEENARNISGSERRFSLPWPLSGLFSSSSSSSSGSTSGSSQVNENSS